The Desulfuromonadaceae bacterium genome contains the following window.
CACGCAGCCAAGGTACCTTCATATCTGCGCGAATTCCTTTTATTCAAGCAATTTTCTTGTGACAACATTATTGACCAACTGGACCAATCTTGGTAGAGTTGACCTGTTTTATCCATGGAGGTCGTTATGATTGTCAACATTTCCGAAGCAAAAGCCAACCTGTCAAAGCTGATCGATATGGCTTATCACGGTGAAGAGGTTATCATCGCCAAAAACAATCTCCCACTGGTCGATCTGGTGGTGCATAAACCCAAAGGCAAGCGCACCCTTGGTCTGCTGGCCGGTAAAATAGACATTCCCGAGCATTTCAGCGACGCAGATAACGACATTGATGACATGTTTTACGGGGATTGAGCGATGAAAATCCTTCTC
Protein-coding sequences here:
- a CDS encoding type II toxin-antitoxin system prevent-host-death family antitoxin, which gives rise to MIVNISEAKANLSKLIDMAYHGEEVIIAKNNLPLVDLVVHKPKGKRTLGLLAGKIDIPEHFSDADNDIDDMFYGD